The Streptomyces sp. NBC_00510 genomic interval CTCGAACCGATGCTCACCATGATCGATAGGGAAACGGCTTCTGAGAAAGCCAGGCGAATATCCCACAGCAGGCATGAGGGCCAGGGCCACGCGAGCTTGGGCAGACATCTGTGCGCGAGCACGGTGCCGCCAGGCATCGAGCCGGGCAGGCTGGCTGCGGCTCTGCAGGGCTCGCGCTGCAAGTTCCAGCTCATGCAGCGGCATCGGCGCCTCGGCCACACGTGTACGGGCCAGATCCTGAACCGTGAAATGTATGCGGTAGACCATGACAGCCTGGGGCGCTCCTTCCGCAATGTCGTTCTTCAGGTCAGGCCGAATCAGGTCAAGATCGTAGCGATCAAGGAGGAAACTCGGCCCACCAGTCAGCCGACACGGTCACGTGCGCGGGGACCCCTGCCGACGCGGCCAACCGCTACCGACCGGTTCAGGCAGGAGCGGCGCACCGGTGCCCGCCCGAGCGGCACCACGACGCAGCGGTTCAGACACCCGGCCCGAAGCCGGGCACGACCATCTTCTGCGCCGCCGAGACGATCTCGGGCGGCATCGGGCACGAGCGCCGGGCGGCCGTGTCGATGTGGACTCCGGTCAGCACCATCACGGCCGCCACCTCGCCGGTGGCAGCGTTCTCCATACGGCGACAGAAACGGACGACCTTGTCCTTCGCCTGCCCCGCCACACGTCGCTACTGCACCCTCCCGCGGGCTGCGCAGCGGGTCCGGCTGCGCACTCCTGACGATGGCGAACCGGCCCGAGCTGGACGGCATCACCTCCCACAACCCGCGGCAGCTCCCACGGCCGGCGCATACGGGCTGCGCACGCCTCACTCGCTGATCAACACCGACCCGGCGGCGGCACGGAGCTTCGCTCAGGCGGTGAACGGGGTTGATCGTTTAGCGAATCGTTTAGCGATTGGCTGTTCTGGCCCTACGCACCATGCCCTGCGAGCGCACGGACACATGCACTACCCGCGGGCCGGGCCAGCCGGTCCGCGGACGGCGGCGCTGAGCGCGTTTGGGGTCGGCTGCACGGCGCCTGCTGCCAAGGCGCTGGCGTGCAGTGACGGCTCGGCTCGCGGCGTTGCGGGAGTTGGCACCGTTGCAGAGCAACACGATGGCAACGTTCGGTAGCGCCCGTCTGTAGACCAGCGCAGACGTTTCGCCACAGTCGGGTAGGGGGCGTTGCAGCCGAATACTTGGCCGCCGCTATTGCCCGATCCCGGGATGCAACACCTGGGGCTTGCTTCATTCTGGACTCCCCATCCGCACTGGGCTGGATGGGGGTCACGTTCCGCTCTTGTGGGGGTGGGTTGCATGAATGGAGTACGTGGTGGACCGTCCGTTGCTGTCATTGAGAGCGACGCTGGTGTTCCTGCTCGCCTTGCTTGCAGGCGCGGCAGCCGGTGGGCTGACGGCCCTGGCCGGGGAAGGGGCGCCGCGCAGCGTGCTCGCGGGTCTGACCGTGGCGGGCGTGGCTGTCCCGTTCTTCAACCGCCTCATTGATTCCGACAGCAGCGCGGTGCAGCCGTCGGCGCCTGCGGGCACCGGTGTCGCAGAGGGGGAGCGCCATGGGTGAGCTGCGGCCTCTGGGAGATGACCTCAATGACGCTTCACGTGCTCTTGCTCAGGCTCTGCGGGAGCTGTTTGAAGGCCTGGAGGTATCCGTGCGGCGGTACGCGGCGCGGCGCCAGCGCGACCCGGGAACGTTCTCGCGCTACCTGAACGGCACCCGGTTACCGCCATGGCAGGTCATCAACGACCTCTTCGCGGATGTCGCCGAGCACCGTGGAACCGCGGTCACCATCGAGGCCATCGAGTTCGTCCGCGAGTTGTACGGGTCGGCCGTGGATGCCGCCTCCTCCCCCAAGCACGCTGCCGAGATCCTGGAGCAGCAACTGGCCGACGCCGACAGGGTCTCCCGGCGGTCCAGCGTTCGTGGCGACGTTCTGGGCGATGCGCTGCTGGACAGGAAGCAGCGGATCGCCGACCTGCAGACGCGTCTGAACCAGCTGGAGGCCGAACGCAACGAGGAGCGGAAGCGAGCGGACGAACTCGCGGCAGCTCATCCCGATGTGTGCGGTCTTATTGCCGAGCGCAACGTGCTGCAGCGGGAAGTCGAGCGGCTCGGAGCGGACCTCAGGGAGGCACGAGCCCAGCGTGCTGCCGCGGAGGACCGCTGCAATCTGCTCGAACGCCAACTGGACGCAGTGCAGGAGGCAGCGACTGCGAAACTGCCGGCCACACCGCGGGGTATGCCCAGGATCCTGATCGTCGACGATCAGCCGGACAATCTGCTCGCGATGACTGCTGTTTTGTCCACGCTCGACCAAGAGATGGTCACCGTGTCGTCCGGGCAAGAAGCGCTCAAGGCGCTCTTGGACTACGACGATTTCGCGGTCATCATCATGGACGTACAGATGCCGGGAATGGACGGATACGAGACCTGTGCTCATATTAAGCGCCGCCCCCGGACCCGGGACGTCCCCATCATCTTCCTGACTGCCATGGGAGTGGACGCGGAGCACTCAGCCCGTGGGTACGCGGCCGGCGCCGTCGACTACATCGGCAAACCGTTTGACCCTTGGGTCCTGCGCGCCAAGGTCGCCGTCTTCACCACCATCCACCTGGAGCGACACGTCTCATAACGCCACCGAGAACAACGGGAACATGCTCCAGTGCATTTGCTCAATGGACTCGGGCAGCTTCGAGACCTCGCCGTCTCTGCGGCGGCGAGCAGGGGCTTGTTCGCAGCGGCCCCCGTCGGCGGGGAGGACTCCCGCATCAGGAAGTTGATGAGCCCGGCGTAAGACGGTGGAGGCGAGACCGTCGGCCAGGGTGACGATGGTCAGGGCACGGACGCGCTGGTCGCCCCAGCATCGGGCGAAGGCGCGAAAGCTGGCTGGTAGAAGGTCGCAACCATGGCGACCCCTGCGAGCAGCCATCCGGCTCCGAAGACCGCGGCGTTGGGAGCGGCAGCGACGGCGATCAGCGCGAGGGGCAGGCTCCGGCCACGCCGGGGCGACGTGCAGGATCCACCCGACGGGAGCGTCCCGCCCGAAGAAGGAGCCGATCCCACTTGTGCCTCCCCGCGGGCCAGCACCAAGATCTGTTGTGTGTTGTACCGCGCAGCGCTCAACGGGACCGGCCGATGAGGGAGCGCAGCAGCGGCACGCTCAAGCCGGCCGCGGTCATGCCGACCAGTATGGCGCTGGCTACTGGGGCAGCACGACGGTGGTGTGCAGGGACAGGAATGGCGGCTCCGCAGCAGAGCCCATCTCTGCGGGTGCGGAAGGCAGCCGGAAGGGACTGGGTTTGACGAGGGCGAGCGGCGACCATAACTCTGAACTCTCGCTACAGTAGGGCTCCTTGATGCCTGATGTTCGTCAGATGGTGACACCCAGGGGGACACATGGACGTTGTGGTGAAGATCGAGGGTGGCCGGGCGGACGAGCTACGCAGGATTGAGACGGCTGTGCGCGAGGAGCTGGAAGAGCAGGGCGTTCAGGTCGACCGCTCCGTCACCGAGGTCGAGAAGGGCGCGCTCGGCGCCATGGAGGTACTCCAGTTCTTCGGAGAGAACGCGATGCTTCCGGTGCTCGTGCAGATGCTCTATGACCACGTCGTACAGCGGCTGCGCGAACCGGATGGAGCCGCCCTCAAGGTCCATGTCATCCGCACCGACTTTCCCGACGGCACCCGGCGCTCCGAGCTCACGCTAGAAGGGGAAGCAAAGGAAATAGCCACGGTTCTCAAGGAACTGCGATGAACCCGGACGAGGAGAAGAGCGACCCCTCCTGCGCCAGTGTCCTACTGATTGGCGGCAGCACATACCCGAGGTCCCATCTGGCCCCCGTCCCCGCTGCCGAGAATAATCTCCACAAGCTCAGGGCCGCCTTCCTGGATCCTGAGCTGTGGGGAGTGCCGCGCGGGCGGCTGAAGCACGAGGTCGACCTGACGCGGTCCGACATGCTTGACGCCGTCGCAACGAGCTACCGGAGTTCCGAGCGCGGCGGGATCTTCGTGCTCTACTTCGTGGGCCACGCCCAGCTCCACGACGGCATGCTCTACCTGGCACCACACGACACCGGAAACCTCGCCAACCCTTCGGCCTCGATGGTGTCGATGAGCGAGGTCTTCCAGACCGTCGACCGGGAAGGCAAGAGGGCCGAGCGTAAACTGCTCATCCTCGATTGCTGCTACGCCGGCCGCGCCATCCGTTCCGTGCCGGGGGAGCCCACGCCCGCCGGTAGTGAGCGCGGGTGGTTCGTCATGGCCGCCGCGTCGGAGGAGCACACTGCGCTTGGCGACTCCGGACGCGAGACCACCTTCTTCACCGGAGCCCTGCTCAAGGCGTTCGAGGGCGTAAAGGAGACACGGGCCAGCCTGTCCGCACAGTGGGCGTTCGATGCGGTGGACGAGATGATTGCTGGCTCTGACGACACAGATACGACCAATCTCGTGCCACACCAGTCAACGGCCAACTGGGCGGAACGGCCATGGCTGCGTAACCGTCTGCACATCGCACCTCCCCGTATCCCGCACACCTACCCGTCGATCACCGCCGAGACCGCCAGCCTCCAGCGGTCTCTGCCGAACGGCTTTCGGGCCTGGCCTGCTCCGGAGGCCACCTTCACCGGCCGCACCCAGGAACTGGAAGCCGCCCTGGGCCGCTTCCGGCAACGCACCGTACTCCCAGTGCACGGACCCCGCTATGCCGGCAAGAAGGCGTTCGTCCGCCAACTGCTGGCCACCCCCGGTGTTAAAGAATCCGCGCCAGCAGAACAACCCTGGCTGCTACTGGAGATCACAATCCTGAATGCCAGTGCCGAGTCTCCGGTCCTGGAGGCCCTCGCCTCCGCGCTGGAGGTCCGCCTCCAGGACGTCTCCCAAGACATCGAGACCGACGGCGACCCCCGTCGCGAACTGGTCATCGACGGGCTCCGGGAACATGCCCGTGGGCGCACTCTGCTCCTCGTCATCGACTGCGGGCGCCTGGGATACGAACCCCGCCAGATCAGCGGCGAGCTCGATCGACTGCTCGCGCACCCCTATTTCCGGGATACGGCCAACATCGTCATCTCCCGTGTCCGCCTCACCGTCCACGGAGACGACCAACTAGATCTTCAGGTTCCCGTCCGGCTGGAGGAGCTTCAGCAGCAAGAGGCCGCAGATTTCCTTACTGCTCTCATGGCCCACGAACGTGTGACAGTCGACGGTGACGACGTCCTGGCCCGCATCCAGGACCGCCGGCTGAGGCTACCGGGTGTCCTGAACCACAGCGCGAAAGGCTATCTCGGTAGCGCCGAGCGCGGCACCACCACGCCCGACCCGGCCGCCGTGGCCACCGCCTTGCTGGAGGGAACCATCCCCAGTGTGGCCAAGACCCTGCTTGAACTCGATTGCCGCCTCATCACCGGGACTGACAAGCCCGAAGGCCCGGAACCGCTCGCGATCCTCGCCGTCTGGGCTCTCTCGGATCAGCTTGCCCTGCCTCGGCACGTCTTGGAGAGCCCCTCCGTCGGGTTCCCGCGCCGCACGCTGGTGCTACTGGAAGACGCACGCGTCCTCTCTTCCGCTGCCTCTGGGCACCTGTTGTTGGGGCAAGCGAGCGAGCAGGCGTTGCGCTCTCTGGTCATTGCCGCGATGACCCGCGGCGAGGCTGTGGACGACCCGCTCGCTCCACCTATCTTGGACTCCGGGCTCCTCGATAGCCTCTTTCCTCCCGAGCTGGATACCGCCGATGTGGACCGTCGCCTCGCCGTAGCGGCAAGCTCGCTGCTGGTCACCGCCGCCGGGGCGCTGGACGCCGACGACAGTAAGGTCAACAACGCCTTCCAGATGAGGCTCCGCTCGGCTCTCGGATGGATTGAGGACGAAGGCGGAAAGCGGCTCCCAGCGCTGCATGACGTCATCTGCTCCCTCGTCGTGGCGCCTGCTGGCGACGCCCCCTACCTTCCGGCGTCCGCGGAGGGCCTGGTGCAGCCGGCTCCCCGAGAAGAGCAAACCGCCACCGAGCCCGCCGCATCCGAGCGTCCGACCAGCACGCCAATCAGTGATGAGAGCATCGCCCCGCTGGCCGCGCTCTACCGCCTCTACCACGGGGTGGCCTCTCTCACCTTTGCCGCCCGCGCCGAAGGCGCTGCCGCAGAGACCGGTGCGCAATTCGTGGCCGCCGCCACGGAATTCTCTGCAGCGCTCGCCAACTGCGAACCCGAGCAGGTCCCTCACACCCTGCTGCGCTCTGCAGACGCTTCACTGGCTCTCACAGGCAACAAGCTGAGGCTCAGAGCCCGTCTCCTCGATGTCAGGTTGGCCGCTATCGACGTGCTGCTCCTCGGAGCCCGCCAACGCGGTCCCGGGCAGGCCAGTCGTATCACCCTGGCCGTTTCCTGGCTGCTCAACACGGCCGACTCACTAATCGACGCGGACCGGCTGAGCGAAGCCCGGGAACTCGTAGGGAAGTCCGAGGACCTGGTGGCCGAGGAGCTTCCCCAGGAGGACGGCACACCTCGCAGCATCCACTCGCGGCTTCAGCTCAACAGCCGTATCGCCCGGGTGCGCAGCCGTCTCCACCTGGACCCTGCGCAGAGCCGCCGGGAACTGCTCGACGTGGTGCGAAGCGTCGTCTCAGGCGTGGAACTTGCGCATGAGCAAGGTGAACAGCTGCCACTTTGGTCCATGCGCCTCTTCGAAGCGGCCATTCTACTGCTTCAGCAGAGTTCTACCGATGAGGAACTAGTCGAGACCCGGACCCTCGTTATGGAGTCGCTGGAGCGATCCTGGGGCGACAGGCGCTCCTGGCCACCGAGTATCTGCATCCCTGCGGCAGGTTTTCTGCGGAAGGTCCACGTACGGTGCACCGATCCCGCCCTGAAACAGAACGGGGCCCAGGAGGCAGTGGAGCTGCTAGCGCACCTTCCTGCCGCGAGTCACGAAGAGGTGGCAAGGGCCGGAACCACTTTCCAGCCCCCCTCCGAAGCCGGAAGACGCATCCCGTCGCTAAACGACCGGGACGCTGCCAAGGTCCTGAGCTCCCTGGCACAGGCGTACGGGTTCCTCGCCCGCGCTCTCCGTGAGAACCAGCGTTTCGGTGCGGCACGCACCCGGCTGGCGAAAGCAGAGGAATATGCCCGTGCCGCAGTGGAGCTCGCCCCGACTGCCTTCTCGTACTCGGTTTGGCTCAGGCAGGTCCTTGACATCCGGCGGTCCGCTCCACGCACCGGGGTATCTGGTGAGGCGGCGGAGAAACGCCGTCGGGTCTGTGTCAAGGCGGTCCGCAGCTGGTTGGCGCGGAGAGACGTCCGCTCGCACGCCCACGCTCTGCTCGACCTCACCTGTCTCGATTCGGACTGGTTCGAGGAGGGTAGTTTG includes:
- a CDS encoding response regulator; this translates as MGELRPLGDDLNDASRALAQALRELFEGLEVSVRRYAARRQRDPGTFSRYLNGTRLPPWQVINDLFADVAEHRGTAVTIEAIEFVRELYGSAVDAASSPKHAAEILEQQLADADRVSRRSSVRGDVLGDALLDRKQRIADLQTRLNQLEAERNEERKRADELAAAHPDVCGLIAERNVLQREVERLGADLREARAQRAAAEDRCNLLERQLDAVQEAATAKLPATPRGMPRILIVDDQPDNLLAMTAVLSTLDQEMVTVSSGQEALKALLDYDDFAVIIMDVQMPGMDGYETCAHIKRRPRTRDVPIIFLTAMGVDAEHSARGYAAGAVDYIGKPFDPWVLRAKVAVFTTIHLERHVS
- a CDS encoding thioesterase family protein, with product MENAATGEVAAVMVLTGVHIDTAARRSCPMPPEIVSAAQKMVVPGFGPGV
- a CDS encoding caspase family protein; translated protein: MNPDEEKSDPSCASVLLIGGSTYPRSHLAPVPAAENNLHKLRAAFLDPELWGVPRGRLKHEVDLTRSDMLDAVATSYRSSERGGIFVLYFVGHAQLHDGMLYLAPHDTGNLANPSASMVSMSEVFQTVDREGKRAERKLLILDCCYAGRAIRSVPGEPTPAGSERGWFVMAAASEEHTALGDSGRETTFFTGALLKAFEGVKETRASLSAQWAFDAVDEMIAGSDDTDTTNLVPHQSTANWAERPWLRNRLHIAPPRIPHTYPSITAETASLQRSLPNGFRAWPAPEATFTGRTQELEAALGRFRQRTVLPVHGPRYAGKKAFVRQLLATPGVKESAPAEQPWLLLEITILNASAESPVLEALASALEVRLQDVSQDIETDGDPRRELVIDGLREHARGRTLLLVIDCGRLGYEPRQISGELDRLLAHPYFRDTANIVISRVRLTVHGDDQLDLQVPVRLEELQQQEAADFLTALMAHERVTVDGDDVLARIQDRRLRLPGVLNHSAKGYLGSAERGTTTPDPAAVATALLEGTIPSVAKTLLELDCRLITGTDKPEGPEPLAILAVWALSDQLALPRHVLESPSVGFPRRTLVLLEDARVLSSAASGHLLLGQASEQALRSLVIAAMTRGEAVDDPLAPPILDSGLLDSLFPPELDTADVDRRLAVAASSLLVTAAGALDADDSKVNNAFQMRLRSALGWIEDEGGKRLPALHDVICSLVVAPAGDAPYLPASAEGLVQPAPREEQTATEPAASERPTSTPISDESIAPLAALYRLYHGVASLTFAARAEGAAAETGAQFVAAATEFSAALANCEPEQVPHTLLRSADASLALTGNKLRLRARLLDVRLAAIDVLLLGARQRGPGQASRITLAVSWLLNTADSLIDADRLSEARELVGKSEDLVAEELPQEDGTPRSIHSRLQLNSRIARVRSRLHLDPAQSRRELLDVVRSVVSGVELAHEQGEQLPLWSMRLFEAAILLLQQSSTDEELVETRTLVMESLERSWGDRRSWPPSICIPAAGFLRKVHVRCTDPALKQNGAQEAVELLAHLPAASHEEVARAGTTFQPPSEAGRRIPSLNDRDAAKVLSSLAQAYGFLARALRENQRFGAARTRLAKAEEYARAAVELAPTAFSYSVWLRQVLDIRRSAPRTGVSGEAAEKRRRVCVKAVRSWLARRDVRSHAHALLDLTCLDSDWFEEGSLRGAAQRTGEDFLRLHPVIQRRRIEAIYRERQQKLKAHRHRYGPSIELCALEMRLEREYRRWKGVLDFKVAKDERKKGIGPGPNTPTPQVDNASVFEVFRAAAALWPGDARLIAAEAGFRRYIWNYSKAIALYEYLARTAPNGEIRRVARLSAAEAMLADVEFSNPDHRTDWHARLVDAREHLNAVLSDSSRIGLAVVLRERVAIRLGEPVNWEPIDAAFETVVGGDYAGAIGRFLERRHYGQDRSPDRVGDRVRITTKGGSERVGHNPLRDLLDDFLDSHVDRDGAPGTVSDSAHDTPPHPSTADTLTGDGDLGEFTSELLGELLLTEFTSMQLLGGLGKLYLDRAADLVARYQTLHGSEPAPDSSTALDAAGHARRAYDCFDACRVLQEAHGNESIVTKFERGRAVTLAAKFLHSPDPFPRPLLQGRGPQLQQAVRLLLTAREHSVSGFNSVCSRAVGENFEVQEHVGLR